The sequence below is a genomic window from Limnochordia bacterium.
CACATCGTCCCTTGTTCTTATCATAGGAAGTCTCCCATTTTAGCTCCCCACCTGGCACTTGGTCATAGTAGACATTTGTTCCGTAAAATCTCTCTAGGGCCAAGGCAGTATTCACATCGAATACGAACAGGCCCCCAGGTCTTAAGCACTGATATACCCGGCCAAAACACTGTTTCACGTCGTCAATTGCATCTAAGTAGTTGATACTATCACACAGACAGATCACAGCATCAAAAGAAGTACCTGTGTTAAGATACCTCATATCCTGTTGAAGCAACGGCACCACTAGCCTCGAATCATAGAACTTCTCATCGGCTAGGGCTAACATGTCCTCTGAAAGATCCACCCCTGTCATGTTGTATCCCTGCTGAGCTAGATAAAGCGTGATGCCACCGGTACCGCAAGCCAGATCCAACACCGTCTCAGGGGCATGTTCGTAGTGCTGCCATATCTGAATCACGTACTGACCCCACTGGGGATAGTCTACTTCACTCTTCATTCGATCATAGACAAGGGCCAAATACTGATATCTCCCCAAATCCTCCGTCATTTACACACATCCATCATCCAAGTTTGGGATTCTCTGATCCTATAGTCACTTCGACTTGCTTTGCATCGCCCCACAGTCTTTCCAGACCGTAGTAATCTCTCTCCTCGGGGGAAAAGATGTGTACAATCACATCGCCATAATCAATGAGAACCCATCCTGATCCGTGTTCCCCTTCCCGATGCAACCGCTTTCTCCCCAAACCGGAAAGCTCTTTTTCTATGTTATCGGCAATCGCCTTTCTTGAAACATCGGATTGACCGGTGCAGATTACAAAATAGTCGCACATAATCGATAACTGGCTCAAATCGAGAATACACACATTCTCAGCTTTCTTATCGAAGGCTGCCATCGCCGCGCGTTGGGCAAGTTGCTCAGGTAACAGTCAAACCACCTCCATTTAGATTAGTTGCTGGATACGTAATCTTTCCCTACGATTACCAGCAAATCAACGGCCTGATCTACTTCCTCCATAATCTCAGCCGTTTCTCCCATTAGACTCCTAACTTGTTCAGCAAAGTCTCTGTTCTGAGACTCTTGGTACTTAATCTGAGTTGTTTCATAGTCGTAGTGATCTGCGTTCCCTATCTCTTGAATTCTATAGCCATTTTGACGCAGACAACTAGCAACCTCTGCGGCAATACCGCGCTTTCCGGAGCCGTTTAAAACTCCAATTACGGGACGTGTGATCCCTGAAAACACCTCGATCACCTCATAGGCTAACACATCTTGGTCAGCAATCCAGTAACTAGCCCCCCTAATTCGCTGTTCGGACCCCGGGATAACCCCATAGTGAAGGTCCTCAGTTCTATGAAAACGCTTAGCGATGCTGATTGCTTTCCTAATGGGCAAATTAGTCTTCACCCCTTGGCTCACATCGGAAAGCAACGCAGGTAATCGGAGGATAGTTGCGGGCCGCAGAACCTGTTTTTGCAGCGCACTAATAAAGTTCTGTTGACGAACAACACGACCCTTGTACACATCTTTTACGGGATCAGCCGCCGTGATATCTCCCAACCCATCTCCTCGATACCGAATATACCCTAAGGCAGTCCGCCCGTCAAGAACTTGGAGGCCAGCTGTGATATCGATATGCAAATTACCAGCAAAATCATCATATTGCATATCTTTTTCCACTACAAGCTCTACTCCCCCGAGAGTATCTATAATTTTCTCAAAGGCCTGGAAATTAAGTAGAACATAATAATCAATCTCAACACCCAAGAGCGTCTCGACACAGTCCATGGCTAGACCAGGTCCGCCTTTGCCGTTTGCCTCATTGATTCTACTCATAGCTCCGTCAACTTCGACTAAGGTATCCCGGGGAATAGTTAATACACTAACAAAATTACTATTTGGCAGATAACCTAGGACAAATATAGTATCAGTACGTCCCTCCTCCTTGTCGAGGATATCGCCACCTAAAACAAGCACCGTGGTTAACCTCTCTAGTTCCTGGAAGACTAAGGAACCTTCCGTTTTTGGCCTCCTAGGGGCGTCCCAGTAGATCTGCTTGTAGTAAGTATACCATGCAGCCAAAACAGCAAGTACAATCGCAAACAAGATTACAAAGACAACAATAAAGGTCCGCTTACGCCGCACCTGTCTTCGATCTACTGCCTGTTTATCCAACTCTTCCATGCGTTTTCTATATTCCTCTTCTGGAAGCATGATAACTCTCCTTAGCTTGATGCCGACAATAGTAAATCATTAACAGCCTCCACTGTAGCTATGTGCAGGGGAAGCTCCCTTCGCAAAACGTAATGACAAGTCCTCCTAAGGGCTATCAGACAAGCCCTATCTAGATCCACGAAAGCAAGTCGACGTATCCCCTTCACACCGGGAAAGCTCCGACCGGGTTCGATGTAGTCCGCAAGATACACAATCTTCTCCAGCTTCGACATCCCAGCTCGTCCAGTAGTATGATAAGCAATGGCATTCAAAACATTATCATTGGTAATACCAAAATGCTCCCGAGCCAAGATTGCCGCCACCGGCCCGTGTAGCAAGTCCGGGTAAGACTCCTCAATCTGCAGCTTCAATATACCAAAATCAATGGCTATTTGCAATAACTGCTCCCCAGCCAGCTCTCGGGCATAGTCATGAAGTAAACCAGCGGTTACCGCCTCCACACCACTTGCTTCCCACTGTTCAGCCAAAGCTGCAGCCGTTTGTGTCACACCTAGTGTATGCCGAAATCGCCCTGCGCTAAGCACCTTCCCTACTTCGCCCCGCAGTTCATCTATATCCATAAAGCCCATGCTCCTCAATATAACTTGAAACACTCTCTGGAATCAGATACCTCACGGAAATACCTTGGCTTATCCTGTTTCGAATATCTGTTGATGAAATATCAATGGTAAAGGCGGGAACAATCTTGATTCGTTCCTCAATATATAACGAACCTAGTCGTTGTTTAGCTTCGGATATGGAAAAGCCTGGACGGGGCATCACAGCTAGATTGCACAACGAGATGACCTGCTCTGGCTGCCGCCAGTTCAAAAGATCCAACAGGTTATCCGAACCAATAATGAAAGACAGCTCCCGGTCAGGATAAATTCTCTTAATGCTTTTGAGCGTATCCACGGTATAGGTAGCGCCCTGCCGTTCCAAGTCCACGGTACAAAGATGAAAACGGGGATTATCCGCAATAGCTAATTCAGTCATGGCCCTACGATGTTCCGCGGAAGTGACGTTTCTGTCGCGTTTGTGCCCGGGAGTACCCGCTGGTACAAACAAAACCTGAGACAGATTAAGGTATTCACCTACGTACTCCCCGAGAATTAGATGTCCTAGATGAATTGGATCAAAAGTACCACCTAAAACACCGATTGACTGGACCAAGAAACTAGCCCCCCTAACGAATTTGCCCTTCACCGAGAATAATATACTTAACCGTCGTAAGCTCTCTTAGGCCCATGGGACCCCTCGCATGTAGCTTCTGTGTACTAATGCCCATTTCCGCCCCTAGCCCAAATTGCCCTCCATCGGTAAAACGAGTTGAGGCATTTACATACACTGCCGCGGCATCCACCTCGTGTAGAAACCGGCGGGCAAGGGAGTAATCTTGAGTAATAATGCATTCCGAATGTTGTGTGCCGTGTACCGTGATATGATCCACCGCCTGCTCAAACCCTTCAACGACCTTAACAGCCAAGATCAAGTCAAGATACTCTGTATCCCAGTCTTCTTCGGTTGCCGGATGCCAGGTCGGTACAATTTCCACGGCTCTATTACATCCCCGAACTTCAACACCAGCATCACCCAATCTGCGAGCCAATTCAGATAGAAATCTCGGTGCAATATCCTGATGGACCAACAATGTCTCCACCGCATTACAGACCCCAGGCCGCTGTGTCTTGGCATTGAGAATAATCTCCACAGCCTGTTTCTCATTGGCCACTCGGTCCACATAAATATGGCAGTTCCCAACTCCGGTAGCAATCACTGGTACCGTAGCGTTCTCCATAACCGTTCTTATTAGTCCTGCTCCACCCCGGGGAATTAAGACATCAATGTATCTGTCTAGTCGCAGCATGGCTTGAACCCCTGCCCGACTAGGTTCTTCGATTAGCCCAACAGCCCCCTCGGGGATCCCACTGGATAGCGCCCCTTGGGTAATCACTTGGGTGATCGCTTTGTTTGATTCTAGCGCCTCCCCGCTTCCCCGCAGCAAGACTGCATTCCCCGACTTAAGACACAATCCCGCTGCATCAACGGTTACATTGGGCCTGGCCTCATAGATAATCCCGATTACCCCTAAAGGCACCCGCATACGGCCAATTTCCAGACCATTGGGTCGTTTCCACATCTGCTCAATCTCACCAACAGGATCCGGCAACATGGCTACTTCCCGCAGCCCTATCGCCATATCGTTAATCCGTTGGAGGGTTAGCATCAATCGATCCAGTAGCGCACCTGAAATGCCCTTTTCCTTAGCACAGGCTACATCTTGTTCATTGGCAGCAAGGATCTCCTGCGCACCATCCAATAGGGCATCGGCCATGGCCAACAGGGCCTCATCCTTCTTCTTGCTAGACAAGGACGCTAATACCCGACTTGCTTCCTTAGCCTTCTGGGCTTTACTCTCTACATAACTAACAATATCAGACACGTTAAGCCCCCTCACCACTGGCACATTTACGTAAGCTATTGTTCTCAACAAAACGCCCGATGCGTTCAAGGGCCTCTTTGATCTCATCAATACTGGCAGCATAGGAACAACGTACAAAGCCTTCCCCGCTTGATCCAAAGGCTGTTCCCGGGACCACTGCCACCTTCTCCTGTTTGAGAAGCTGCTCACAGAAAGTCTCCGCATCAAGCCCTGTACTCCTAACTGAAGGGAATACATAAAACGCCCCCTGGGGCATAGAGCACTCTAGGCCAACCTCATTGAGTCCTTTAACGATCAATCTGCGACGCTCATTGTACTCCTGGCGCATGGCGGCCTTTTCCCTATGACAATTCCTCAAAGCTTCGATTGCCGCCTTTTGACTGGTAATCGGGGCACAAAGCATGGTATACTGATGAATCTTGTTCATCCCTTTGATCACGTCGGTGCGCCCAAGGGCGTACCCGATTCGCCACCCGGTCATCGCATAGGTTTTGGAGAAGCCGTTTAGGACAATCGCCCGTTCCCTCATACCCGGCATTTGGGCTATACTGGTGTACTTGCCATCGTATACCAATTCTGAGTAGATCTCATCGGTAATCACTAAGAGATCGTACTTGACGGCGACTCTAGCAATATCCGCCAAGCAATGACTTGTTAGGACTGTTCCAGTGGGATTGTTAGGAGAACACAGCAAAACTGCTTTCGTACGCTCGTTAATCGCCTTCTCTAGTTCGTCTACCCTTAACTGGAAACCATCCTCCATGGTTGTGGGAATAGTGCGGGGGACCCCACCCGCCAAGATCACCGTCGGCTGATAAGAGACATAGCAGGGTTCCGCCATGATCACCTCATCGCCCGGAGTAAGAATAGTCCGCATCAATAAATCAAGGGCCTCACTTACACCTACCGTGACGATAATTTCTTCCTTAGGGTTGTATCTCATCCCCATGTTTTCGTACCAATAATCACTGATCGCATTCCGTAGCTCGAGCAACCCTTGATTTGACGTGTACATGGTATATCCTTCTTTGAGGGAATGAAGAGCCGCTTCCCGAATCCGCCAAGGCGTCACAAAGTCCGGTTCGCCGATCCCAAGGGAAACCACATCGTCCATGTCCGCCACAAGGTCAAAAAAACGTCTAATCCCCGATGGGGCCAAAGATTTTATTACAGGAGAGACGAAATCCCGGTTCATGGTGACACCGCCATTCTCTTCGGTTTCGTCTTCCCGTCCAAGATGACACCCTCTTGCTTGTATTTCTTTAGGACAAAGTACGTCACAGTGCTCTTAACCCGGTCGATCGTCGCCAATTTAGTGGATACAAAATGGGCCACTTCCCTAATGTCACGGCCTTCGACAAATACCGATAAATCATAGCTTCCTGACATCAAGTACAATGCTCGTACCTCAGGAAAGTTGTAGATCCTTTCGGCAATATCATCAAAACCCACATCACGCTCGGGTTCTACTTGAACGGCAATCATCGCTTCGACTAAATCGTCATCAACCTTTTCCCAGTTGACTAACGCATGGTACTTAACTATTATCCCCTGTTCTTCCATCTGGGCGATTTGATCTATAACCTCATCCTCTGTCAGGTCAAGCATAGTTGCTATATCCTTAGGAGAGACTCGGTTATCCTGCTCTAATATTTCAAGGATCCTCTTATTCAAACCACCACATCCATTCTGACCTTGGGTTTTTGTTTATCATTATAACACATGGGCAACCGATTACCACAGTAGATTACGCAGGTCAAGGAGATTTTGTTAATCAGATTAAGGGAAATACAAAAAACGAAGGAAAGCCAAATCAGAACGTCCATAGAGCAACTAATCCCCAAGCGTTACAGCACTTAGAGTTGGAAACTCCAACTACATGTTCAATAGCGACGTTTCTCGACCATTAATCGAATGTTGCAACACTGTTGTGGCTTGCGATGCCCATGGCCAAAATGGATTGGGTGATCTGGAGGGTTTGCAACCTAGCCTATCGAGTTTCTAACAAATTGATTGTTGCAGACACAGTACTGTGTCCGACAAAGACTACCTACGTACCCATGGCTCTGAATTTGGCGTAGAAACAACAGTGTTGGAAGTAGGCCAAGACAATCGTTAAGCTGAAATGGTAGAAAACAGCGTTTTAGTTACCAATCCGATCAGTCGGTTCCGAAGTAATGCAAACACCTCGGGATGGATTTCCATAGTACGGTATGGTCTTTTGAAAAAGACCACTTCAAAATGAGCGGGGTTAATCCCCGCTCGCTTATGATGAGAGGAAGCCGCCATCGACAGGAATAATGGTACCCTGCACATAGCTGGCCAAATCTGAAGCGAGGAATAGCGCGACCCGGGCCACCTCATCCGGCTGGCCCCAACGATTGAGGGCTAGTCGGTTCTGAAAGTCATAACCGGTCTTAATCAAGTCCAGTTTTATCTTTTGGATCGCTTGCTTGATTAACCGGGTCGTCCCAGGTGTTTTGATCGCACCTGGAAGAATACAATTGACCCGAAAGTTGTGCCGACCATAGTCCCGGGCTAGAGCCCGGGTAAGGGCCAATACCCCTGCTTTGCTTACGCTGTAGGTGACTAGATCCTTTTTGAAGGGTAGGATCGCCTCGATGGACGAGACGTTGATGATAATGCCACCTTTTTTCCTAGCGCGTCCGATGAAGCCCTGACACATCCACAGGACTGATTCCAGGTTGATGGCAAAGGTCTGCCGCAGAAAGTCCTCGTCAATATCTAAAAAGTCCTTAGCCGGGTATACCCCCGCATTATTAATAATCACATCGGGTAGAGCATCATCGTCTAGGCTTTCCCAAAACTCATCAATCTGTTTTTTACTAGTCAGGTCAATTGGATACACAGAAGCTGCCGGCAACAGGTTTTGTTTAATCTCCCCCAAACCATCCCGATTAATATCCAAAAGCAGAACTTGGGCCTGTGCATCAGCGAAACGTAGTGCGATCGCTCTACCGATTCCCGAAGAAGCACCTGTGACTAGAACCTTCTTCCCTTCCATTTGGAGAAGCTGTGACGTTGGTATCATTTCATCCACCCCGTTTTAGTATTGCTAAATAAAGAAGATGATAGCACTTCGGATCTGGGTAGATGAGCTTTCTGCAAAGAAAACGTTTATGTTCGAGCTCCACAAGAGCCCCTAATCACAAGCTCTACAGGAAGACAGGTCTTAGTGTAATATTCCTGCCCGGTATCGATACATCTTAGTAACTGCCGTACAGCCACCCGTCCCATTTCCCTTTTGGGGATACGCACGGTGGTAAGGGGTGGATCCGTCTGACTTGCACCATAGATATCATCTATTCCTACAATACCAATATTTTGCGGCACTTGCAAGCCCAAACGCATTACCGGCCCCAACACGTTTAGGGCTACTTTATCGCTAATGCAGATAATCCCCTCCGGGGGATTGCTCAAGCTAAGTAAATATTCCGCTTCTGCCTGTCCTTTGGTTGCGCCCCGGGATATCTTCTGACAAATGTACTGTTCCTCGGGTTTTACCCCATAATCCATCATCGCGGCTAGGAAACCATAAAATCTTTCGTTCAAGGGCTTGTACTTCCTCGAACCCTGGATAATGGCAAGGCGCCTTTTTCCTAGCCTTAGAAGATGCTGCGTGGCCAGATACCCGGCCCGGAAATTATCAGCCACGATACTACTGACCGTACCAAAAGCAGAAGGCTCCGGTAAGTGATTGTCCACTAGAACCACCGGATGACCCAAGGCTACGATCTCTTGAACCGTCGAATCTGCCAAATCCCCTCCACCAAGTCCGATGATCCCGGCAAGGTTGCGCCCACGGAGGTTGTTTGGGATCACAGTCTCCCCCTTTATCGTAGGCAATACCACAAGTAACATGCCAAAGCCGAGACGTCGTGCCTCTTCTTCTACCCCAGCCATAATCTCGCTGCAGAATGGATCTGCAAACAGGGGCACCGGTAGCTCCTCCACCACAAGGGCCAACATCTGCGCAGCAGTATCCTTGTTGGAGCCTTCATGGATATAGCCAAGTTCATCGGCCACCGCAAGTACATGCTGACGTGTGCTTGCGGAAATGCTTCCCTTATTGTTTAGCACCATGGAAACTGTGGCCGCGGAAACCCCCGCAGCCTTGGCCACATCAACGATCCGAACCCGGGATGGTTTCATAGAAAACACCTCTTTAGCCTATGGGGGGGATAACCCCCCCCTAGGCCAGACTATCTTTCACCAAGTCATACCGTCTGCGATATTTCTATATACTGTCCTGCATTCACCATAAGTGGTTTATCAAACTGGACGGATTTCCCTTGTAATGTCGAGCGCATAGGCTTCCCGTCACAGGAGACATTGCATGGTCCCTCGGTCAGGCCATCAAGTGTCAGGGAGCTCAGTTCTATACTGCCATGAGCAACTCTAAGGCAGAATCGACGGCCGGTATCAGTAATGACCTGACTGAACCGTCCCCAAGCTATTCCCGTAGACCAGAAGCTTTGAAACTCCTCGCCTTGATAACACGGAGCAAAGCCCATGGTTCCCTTGGGCATACTATAGGTGAACCCAGATAAGGCCAACAGCACCGACCAGCTAGCCATAGCCCGCACATAGTGATGTCCGCACTCCAACTCATCCCATGGGTTACGATTAAACCCCGCGTACCTGTCCCGGACAGTTTTCACAACCTCTAGTCCTTCTTCTATCCAGCCCTCATAAATCAGATGGGCGGCTACCTGATATTCAATCCCCGTCCACACCTCATCGGAATAAACAAAGGGAATGGCAGGCCTACCTCCCTTGGGCCAAGAGCAAAGTAATAACCCTCCTTCATTATTCAGAGCGTAAACCCTTTGCACATTGTCAAACTCGGCAAGATCCGAGCGGAAATTATGGCGGTAAATTGAATGAACCGCCTCCTTGACTCTGTCTTGGTCAAGGAGGTAGCCAAGACCAGCCACATGGGCACATAGTTGACCAAGTAGTTGATCCGAGAGGCACCCATCCCCATATTGATACTTGGGCATCAAGTCCTGATTCAGACTTGCCCCTACCCCATCCGGTGCACTCTTACAGGCACAGGTTACCAAGGGCGTCTGCAAGTGTTCCGGAACAGTAAGTCCTTCCAGGACCTCTACCTTTTGTCTATAGTACTCACCGTTCCAAAGCTCCTCGTCTACTCGTTTTCTGCCCTTTTCAAAGATGCTCCGGTACTCCTGCGCCCTATCCTCTTCGCCGAGATACCGCGCCATTTCCTCACAGGCCCGGAGTGCCCCTAGATACATCGCCGTTGTCATCGTATTCGGTCCGTAAAACTCGATATCATAGGTGTTATGCTGCTGCCCTTCCATTACACCGTCCTTGTTTGGATCCCAAACGGAATCAAAGGGGCGGGCGTTGTCCGGTGTGATGTTCCATGCGTACTCCAAGGCTAGTTTTATCTTTGGCCAGAGTTCCTTAAGAAAGGAGTCATCACCGGATAGCTGCCAATCCCGATAGGCCTGGATAATCGCTCCCATTTGACCATCAGCACAGGGTTTAAATTCCCAGATTTCGGCTCCCCTTGGAATCCTGGTCCGAAAACCCATATGCCCCCGGGAGCAGGTATTATACAGAAACTCGGTACGCCGCATATCTCGCTCCAACTCT
It includes:
- a CDS encoding class I SAM-dependent methyltransferase, whose protein sequence is MTEDLGRYQYLALVYDRMKSEVDYPQWGQYVIQIWQHYEHAPETVLDLACGTGGITLYLAQQGYNMTGVDLSEDMLALADEKFYDSRLVVPLLQQDMRYLNTGTSFDAVICLCDSINYLDAIDDVKQCFGRVYQCLRPGGLFVFDVNTALALERFYGTNVYYDQVPGGELKWETSYDKNKGRCVMDLTFSITVGGVLREYRERHIEQAYPMDQLAQALDEKGFTVLDVFDGFTLLPAKSNSYRWNFVAQRSE
- the rsfS gene encoding ribosome silencing factor; the protein is MCILDLSQLSIMCDYFVICTGQSDVSRKAIADNIEKELSGLGRKRLHREGEHGSGWVLIDYGDVIVHIFSPEERDYYGLERLWGDAKQVEVTIGSENPKLG
- a CDS encoding glutamate-5-semialdehyde dehydrogenase, yielding MVSYVESKAQKAKEASRVLASLSSKKKDEALLAMADALLDGAQEILAANEQDVACAKEKGISGALLDRLMLTLQRINDMAIGLREVAMLPDPVGEIEQMWKRPNGLEIGRMRVPLGVIGIIYEARPNVTVDAAGLCLKSGNAVLLRGSGEALESNKAITQVITQGALSSGIPEGAVGLIEEPSRAGVQAMLRLDRYIDVLIPRGGAGLIRTVMENATVPVIATGVGNCHIYVDRVANEKQAVEIILNAKTQRPGVCNAVETLLVHQDIAPRFLSELARRLGDAGVEVRGCNRAVEIVPTWHPATEEDWDTEYLDLILAVKVVEGFEQAVDHITVHGTQHSECIITQDYSLARRFLHEVDAAAVYVNASTRFTDGGQFGLGAEMGISTQKLHARGPMGLRELTTVKYIILGEGQIR
- the yqeK gene encoding bis(5'-nucleosyl)-tetraphosphatase (symmetrical) YqeK, whose protein sequence is MDIDELRGEVGKVLSAGRFRHTLGVTQTAAALAEQWEASGVEAVTAGLLHDYARELAGEQLLQIAIDFGILKLQIEESYPDLLHGPVAAILAREHFGITNDNVLNAIAYHTTGRAGMSKLEKIVYLADYIEPGRSFPGVKGIRRLAFVDLDRACLIALRRTCHYVLRRELPLHIATVEAVNDLLLSASS
- a CDS encoding SDR family oxidoreductase yields the protein MIPTSQLLQMEGKKVLVTGASSGIGRAIALRFADAQAQVLLLDINRDGLGEIKQNLLPAASVYPIDLTSKKQIDEFWESLDDDALPDVIINNAGVYPAKDFLDIDEDFLRQTFAINLESVLWMCQGFIGRARKKGGIIINVSSIEAILPFKKDLVTYSVSKAGVLALTRALARDYGRHNFRVNCILPGAIKTPGTTRLIKQAIQKIKLDLIKTGYDFQNRLALNRWGQPDEVARVALFLASDLASYVQGTIIPVDGGFLSS
- a CDS encoding LCP family protein, which encodes MLPEEEYRKRMEELDKQAVDRRQVRRKRTFIVVFVILFAIVLAVLAAWYTYYKQIYWDAPRRPKTEGSLVFQELERLTTVLVLGGDILDKEEGRTDTIFVLGYLPNSNFVSVLTIPRDTLVEVDGAMSRINEANGKGGPGLAMDCVETLLGVEIDYYVLLNFQAFEKIIDTLGGVELVVEKDMQYDDFAGNLHIDITAGLQVLDGRTALGYIRYRGDGLGDITAADPVKDVYKGRVVRQQNFISALQKQVLRPATILRLPALLSDVSQGVKTNLPIRKAISIAKRFHRTEDLHYGVIPGSEQRIRGASYWIADQDVLAYEVIEVFSGITRPVIGVLNGSGKRGIAAEVASCLRQNGYRIQEIGNADHYDYETTQIKYQESQNRDFAEQVRSLMGETAEIMEEVDQAVDLLVIVGKDYVSSN
- a CDS encoding aminotransferase class I/II-fold pyridoxal phosphate-dependent enzyme translates to MNRDFVSPVIKSLAPSGIRRFFDLVADMDDVVSLGIGEPDFVTPWRIREAALHSLKEGYTMYTSNQGLLELRNAISDYWYENMGMRYNPKEEIIVTVGVSEALDLLMRTILTPGDEVIMAEPCYVSYQPTVILAGGVPRTIPTTMEDGFQLRVDELEKAINERTKAVLLCSPNNPTGTVLTSHCLADIARVAVKYDLLVITDEIYSELVYDGKYTSIAQMPGMRERAIVLNGFSKTYAMTGWRIGYALGRTDVIKGMNKIHQYTMLCAPITSQKAAIEALRNCHREKAAMRQEYNERRRLIVKGLNEVGLECSMPQGAFYVFPSVRSTGLDAETFCEQLLKQEKVAVVPGTAFGSSGEGFVRCSYAASIDEIKEALERIGRFVENNSLRKCASGEGA
- a CDS encoding non-lysosomal glucosylceramidase; translated protein: MITVQQQPRVFTGKALSQIAFPLGGIGTGTISIGGRGELKDWEIFDHPDKGNVPPFAFFALWAQAKGQAPVAKLLERRLLPPYTRAHGLPQAQLSGVSRFDEVKFAGQYPIANLEFIDGKMPVEVALTAFNPLIPHNVDDSSLPVAIFMWKIKNPHTAPVDISLAVSLSNFIPAHQRDGGYDCRGSINEYRRTNCAQGLFFSNPQGAADDPRNGSLALATTWQDISATTRWYRGGWWDACHLFWDDFSTDGRINERLDAEKSPRHQGDISSMVLHASLEPKEEVTLPILLSWHFPNMRNPLHFAIPGDEKHSKLKKYVAKQFTDAWDAAIYTVKHFERLREATSAWNDAIWNSTLPSYILDAITSQISTLRTQTCFRLEDGSFYGWEGCSDREGCCHGNCTHVWNYEQALAFLFPELERDMRRTEFLYNTCSRGHMGFRTRIPRGAEIWEFKPCADGQMGAIIQAYRDWQLSGDDSFLKELWPKIKLALEYAWNITPDNARPFDSVWDPNKDGVMEGQQHNTYDIEFYGPNTMTTAMYLGALRACEEMARYLGEEDRAQEYRSIFEKGRKRVDEELWNGEYYRQKVEVLEGLTVPEHLQTPLVTCACKSAPDGVGASLNQDLMPKYQYGDGCLSDQLLGQLCAHVAGLGYLLDQDRVKEAVHSIYRHNFRSDLAEFDNVQRVYALNNEGGLLLCSWPKGGRPAIPFVYSDEVWTGIEYQVAAHLIYEGWIEEGLEVVKTVRDRYAGFNRNPWDELECGHHYVRAMASWSVLLALSGFTYSMPKGTMGFAPCYQGEEFQSFWSTGIAWGRFSQVITDTGRRFCLRVAHGSIELSSLTLDGLTEGPCNVSCDGKPMRSTLQGKSVQFDKPLMVNAGQYIEISQTV
- a CDS encoding Lrp/AsnC family transcriptional regulator → MNKRILEILEQDNRVSPKDIATMLDLTEDEVIDQIAQMEEQGIIVKYHALVNWEKVDDDLVEAMIAVQVEPERDVGFDDIAERIYNFPEVRALYLMSGSYDLSVFVEGRDIREVAHFVSTKLATIDRVKSTVTYFVLKKYKQEGVILDGKTKPKRMAVSP
- the nadD gene encoding nicotinate-nucleotide adenylyltransferase produces the protein MVQSIGVLGGTFDPIHLGHLILGEYVGEYLNLSQVLFVPAGTPGHKRDRNVTSAEHRRAMTELAIADNPRFHLCTVDLERQGATYTVDTLKSIKRIYPDRELSFIIGSDNLLDLLNWRQPEQVISLCNLAVMPRPGFSISEAKQRLGSLYIEERIKIVPAFTIDISSTDIRNRISQGISVRYLIPESVSSYIEEHGLYGYR
- a CDS encoding LacI family transcriptional regulator; translation: MKPSRVRIVDVAKAAGVSAATVSMVLNNKGSISASTRQHVLAVADELGYIHEGSNKDTAAQMLALVVEELPVPLFADPFCSEIMAGVEEEARRLGFGMLLVVLPTIKGETVIPNNLRGRNLAGIIGLGGGDLADSTVQEIVALGHPVVLVDNHLPEPSAFGTVSSIVADNFRAGYLATQHLLRLGKRRLAIIQGSRKYKPLNERFYGFLAAMMDYGVKPEEQYICQKISRGATKGQAEAEYLLSLSNPPEGIICISDKVALNVLGPVMRLGLQVPQNIGIVGIDDIYGASQTDPPLTTVRIPKREMGRVAVRQLLRCIDTGQEYYTKTCLPVELVIRGSCGART